Within Streptomyces sp. SS1-1, the genomic segment TCCAGCGACTCCGGGTGCGGCCCGCGGCGCGCCTTGACCGTGACCCGGCCGTGCGGCGGGCTGTGCTTGATCGCGTTGTCGATCAGGTTGGCGACGACCTGGTGGATGCGCTCGGGGTCGGCGTGCGCGGTCAGCTCCGGCGGCGACACGTCGAGGTGCAGATGCACGTCGGTACGGGTGTGGCTGCCGGAGCCCGAGGTCATGCCCGCGCGCGCGGAGGCGACCATGTTGGCCTCCTTCAGCACCCCGGACAGATACGGCCACACCTCGAAGCGGCGCATCCGCAGCGGGACGACGCCGTTGTCCAGGCGGGACAGGTCGAGCAGCGTCTCCACGAGCCGGCCCAGGCGCTCGGTCTGCTTCAGTGCCGTGCGCATCGTCTCCGGGTCCGCCTCGGCGATGCCGTCGACCACGTTCTCCAGGACCGCGCGCAGGCCCGCGATCGGGGTGCGCAACTCGTGCGAGACGTTCGCGACCAGCTCCTTGCGCTGCTGGTCCTGGGCCTCCAGCTCGTCGGCCATGAGGTTGATCGTCCCGGCCAGGTCGCCCAGCTCGTCACGGCGGCTCTCACTGACCCGGCGCGTGTAGTCGCCCTGGGAGATCGACCGGGCCACCGTGTTCATCTCGTCCAGCGGATCGGTGAGCGAGTGCGCCACGAACTGCGTGATGAGCAGGGTGGCGATCATCGAGAAGACCGTGATGAAGCGCAGCTCCGTCTGGGTGCGCACCGCGATCATCGACAGTCCGGTGGTGATCAGGACCGCGATGACGACGAGCGCGCCCAGCTTGGTCTTGATCGAGAACGGACGAACGCCGCCCCAGGGCTCCCCGGGGCCTCTCCGCGCGGCCGGACCGTCGCTCATGGCGTCGGCGTCTCCAGGGCGTAGCCCACGCCGTGCACCGTGCGGATGCGCTCGGCCCCGATCTTCCGCCGCAGCGCCTTGATGTGGCTGTCGACGGTCCGGGTGCCGGAGGCGTCCGCCCAGTCCCAGACCTCGGCGAGCAGCTGCTCGCGCGAGAGGACCGCGCGCGGGGTGTTCGCCAGGCACACCAGCAGATCGAACTCGGTCGGCGTGAGGTGCACGTCCTCGCTGCGCACCCGCACGCGCCGCTGCGCGTGGTCGATCTCCAGCTCGCCGAGGCGCAGGATGCCCGAGCGCGGCGTGGTGGCCGCGAGGGCGGCGCGCTCGACGCGGCGCAACAGCACGTGCACACGGGCCGCCAGCTCCCGCATGGAGAACGGCTTGGTCATGTAGTCGTCGGCGCCGACACCGAGCCCGACCAGCATGTCGGTCTCGTCGTCGCGCGCGGTCAGCATCATCACCGGCACCGGCCGCTGGGCCTGCACCCGGCGGCAGACCTCCAGACCGTCGAAGCCCGGCAGCATGATGTCGAGGATCAGCAGGTCGGGCTGCCAGGCCTCGGCCGTGTCGACGGCCGCCGGGCCGTCTCCCGCGGTCTGCACGAGGAATCCCTCGGCGCGCAGACGGGCCGCGATGGCGTCCACGATGGTCGGATCGTCCTCGACCACCAGGACCCGGCGCTGTGCGCCGGGGGTCGCCGCCGTGCCGTTGTGGGAGGTGTGTGTCTGCTCCATCGCCCGCCCCAAAGTTGCTTTCCGGAATCCGTGGGGTGATCCCGCTTACTGGCTGTGCCTGCGCATGCTTGCGATTGACGCTTGAATGATCCGCGTCAGGAAAGCAGAGTACGGGGAGTCACCGTGCCAGGGCTATCCAGGTCGGACGGCGAGGTGCACGACGTCCGGAACGCCCCGGGCAACGGGGATCTCTTCGGTACGCACCTGCTGGAATCCGGCATTGCGCAAGGTTTCTTCGAATTCCGGAGAGGGCTGCGCGGACCATACGGCCAGTACCCCGCCCGGTGTCAACGCCCTTGCGCACGCGGCCAGTCCGCCTGGCGAATACAGGCCTTCGTTGTCCTCGGTGACGGTCCAGCCGGGCCCGTTGTCGATGTCGAGGCAGAGCGCGTCGTACGTGGCGGATGTCTCATACACATGAGTGACGAGGTCGGTCTCCAGGATCGACGTCCGCGGGTCCGCGAGCGCCGCCGCCGAGAGACCGGAGAGCGGCCCGCCGAGATGCCAGTCGATGATCGCGCGCTCGCGCTCCGCGACGGTGATCCTCCCTGGCCGGGGGTCGGCCGCCGCGTGTGCGAGCGAGAACCCGACGCCGAGCCCGCCGATCAGGATGTGCGGCCGTGAACGGTCGCCCAGCGCGTCCAGCGCGGCGTCGACCAGCAGCCGCTCCGAGCGGCCGTCGGACGTGTCCATCAGGAAGCAGCCGTTGGCGATGATCTGGAGCAGATCACCGTGCCGCCGCAGCACCACCTCCCCGTGGGGGCCTTCGCGACGGTCCAGGACTACAGGGGTGTCGTACGAAGTGGGCATCGGCCCATCCTGCCAGTCCGGCGGCGGCCGGGGGCTGCCGGAATAGCCGTGGCAGTTCTGCGGCTCCCTTGCACACCGGGCGGTTCCGGCACCCCGGGTTCCCGGCCGATCGCTGTCAGCGAACGCGTCGGCGGGCCGGGAACAATCAAGGGCCGTCAAGCATTGAGTCGGCGTAACTCAACTTGACTGCCTAAGGGGAGATCATGGCTTCGACGTCCACATCGCTCACCCTGCCCGTGCTGCCGCTCGACGACGAGGTCGTGCTGCCCGGGATGGTGGTCCCCCTGGACTTGAACGACGCCGACGTGCGCGCCGCCGTGGAGGCCGCCCAGGCCGCCGCGCGGTCCACGCCCGGCAAGCCCCGGGTGCTGCTCGTGCCGCGTATCGACGGCACCTACGCGAGCACCGGGGTGCTCGGCACCGTGGAGCAGGTCGGCCGGCTGGCCGACGGTGACCCCGGTGCCCTGATCCGCGGCCGCGGCCGGGTGCGCATCGGTGCCGGCACCACCGGGCCGGGTGCGGCGCTGTGGGTCGAGGGCACGCCGGTCGACCAGAGCGTGCCCGAGCCGCTGCCCGGACAGGTGGCGGAGCTGGTGAAGGAGTACAAGGCCCTCGCCACCGCCTGGCTGCGCAAGCGCGGCGCCTGGCAGGTCGTGGACCGGGTGCAGGCCATCGACGACGTCTCGCAGCTCGCCGACAACTCCGGGTACTCGCCCTTCCTGACCACCGAGCAGAAGGTCGAGCTGCTGGAGACCGCCGACCCGGTGGCCCGGCTGAAGCTCGCCACGCAGCAGCTGCGCGACCACCTCGCCGAGCAGGACGTGGCCGAGACCATCGCCAAGGACGTCCAGGAGGGCGTCGACAAGCAGCAGCGCGAGTTCCTGCTCCGCCGCCAGCTGGAGGCCGTCCGCAAGGAGCTGCGCGAGCTGAACGGCGAGCAGGACGGCGAGGAGTCCGACGACTACCGCGCCCGCGTCGAGGCGGCCGACCTGCCGGAGAAGGTCCGCGAGGCCGCCCTCAAGGAGGTCGACAAGCTGGAGCGGTCCTCCGACCAGTCGCCCGAGGGCTCCTGGATCCGCACCTGGCTGGACACCGTCCTGGAGCTGCCGTGGAACGAGCGCACCGAGGACGCCTACGACATCCAGGGCGCGAAGGACGTGCTGGACGCCGAGCACGCCGGTCTGGACGACGTGAAGGAGCGGATCACCGAGTACCTGGCGGTCCGCAAGCGGCGCGGTGAGCGCGGGCTCGGTGTTGTCGGCGGACGGCGCGGCGGTGCCGTGCTGGCCCTCGTCGGCCCGCCCGGCGTCGGCAAGACCTCGCTGGGCGAGTCCGTCGCCCACGCGATGGGCCGCAAGTTCGTGCGCGTCGCCCTCGGCGGTGTGCGCGACGAGGCCGAGATCCGCGGTCACCGCCGTACGTACGTCGGGGCGCTGCCCGGACGGATCGTGCGGGCGATCAAAGAGGCCGGGTCGATGAACCCGGTGGTCCTGCTCGACGAGATCGACAAGGTGGGCTCCGACTTCCGCGGGGACCCCGCGGCGGCCCTCCTGGAGGTCCTGGACCCGGCGCAGAACCACACCTTCCGGGACCACTACCTGGAGGTCGAGCTCGACCTGTCCGACGTGGTGTTCCTGGCCACGGCCAACGTCCTGGAGGCCATCCCGGAGGCCCTGCTCGACCGTATGGAGCTGGTCCGCCTCGACGGCTACACCGAGGACGAGAAGGTCGTCATCGCCCGCGACCACCTGCTCCCGCGCCAGCTGGAGCGGGCGGGACTGAACGCGGACGAGGTCACCCTCGACGAGGGCGCGCTGCGCAAGCTCGCCGGCGAGTACACGCGTGAGGCGGGCGTGCGCACCCTGGAGCGGTCCATCGCGCGGCTGCTGCGCAAGGTGGCGGCCCAGCACGAACTGGGCGAGCGGGAGCTGCCGTTCACCGTCACCGAGGGCGAGCTGCGCGGGCTGATCGGCCGGCCGCACCACGTGCCCGAGTCGGCGCAGGACCCGGCCGAGCGCCGTACGGCGGTGCCGGGCGTGGCGACCGGACTCGCGGTGACCGGCGCGGGCGGTGACGTCCTGTTCGTCGAGGCGTCGCTGGCCGACCCGGAGACGGGCGCGGCGGGTCTGACGCTGACCGGCCAGCTGGGTGACGTGATGAAGGAGAGCGCCCAGATCGCGCTGAGCTTCCTGCGCAGCCACGGCGCCGAGCTGGAGCTGCCCGTCGCCGACCTGAAGGACCGGGGCGTGCACATCCACTTCCCGGCGGGCGCGGTGCCGAAGGACGGCCCGAGCGCGGGCATCACGATGACGACGGCGCTGGCCTCGCTGCTGTCCGGGCGGCTGGTCCGCACGGACGTGGCGATGACCGGTGAGGTCTCGCTGACCGGCCGGGTGCTGCCCATCGGCGGGGTGAAGCAGAAGCTCCTCGCCGCGCACCGCGCGGGGGTCACGACCGTGATCATCCCCAAGCGGAACGAGCCCGACCTGGACGACGTCCCGGCCGAGGTGCTGGACAAGCTCGACGTCCACGCCGTGACCGACGTCCGCCAGGTCCTGGAACTGGCCCTGTCGCCGGCCACCAGCGACGCGGCCCGGGAGGTTCCGGCGGCGGCGTGACGGACGCCGCCGGACAGGGTGGGGCCCGGGTCCCCGGAAGGGGGCCCGGGCCTTCGCCGTGCGGGGGAGGTCAGCCGTTGGCCAGGGCCACGACCCGGTCGAGCGCGCCGTTGAACCGGTCGTGGTCGCCCACGGTCGGGCCGGTCGACGTGTACTGCCACATCGTGTGGTAGCTCCAGCCGGCGGGCAGTTCGCCGACGGCCGTCGCGTACCGGGCGATCCACAGCGGGTTGGCCGTGGCGAAGGCGCTGGAGTTGCCGGTGCACTGCTTCCACCAGCTCGTCGCCGTGTAGATGACGGCGTCGCGGCCGGTGCGGGCCTTGTAGCGGTTCGCGAAGTCGCGGATCCATGTGACCATCGCGCTCGCGGACTTGCCGTAGCAGGCGTCGCCGTACGGGTTCCACTCGATGTCGAGGACACCGGGCAGGGTGCGGCCGTCGCGGGACCAGCCGCCGCCGTGGTCGACGAAGTAGTCCGCCTGGGTTGCTCCATTGGTGGTGTCCGGCGTCGCGAAGTGGTACGCGCCGCGGATCATGCCCACGTTGTATGAGCCGTTGTACTGCTGGGCGAAGTAGGGGTTGGTGTAGTACGTCCCCTCGGTGGCCTTGACGTAGGCCCACTTGACGCCGCTGGACCAGAGGGTGGACCAGGCGACGTTGCCCTGGTGGCTGGAGACGTCCACGCCCTCCGTCTGGGCGGCCAGGGTGCCGGCGGGAGAGCCGTCGGTGCCGTCGTGGGCGGCGACGCCGACGCCCATGTACGCGGAGCCGCGTGGCGGGGTGGCGTCGTCCCGCGCGGACGACGGCTGGGCGGCCAGGACGAGCAGGGCCAGGGCGAGGACGAGGGTGAGCAGGAGTCCGGTCGGATGGGGGCTGTGGGGGTGGCGCTGTTCGGGTCTGTGCACGGGCATAGCGTGCCTCCGAAGGCTCGGTGACGCATGGTGGGGAACGCGCACGGGTGTGGCGTGAGCATGTCAGTGTCATGCTCCGCCGTACGACGCTAGGCAGCGGACCGGGCTGGTGGAAGAGGGCCTGGCGGCTGCCGTTGGTCTAAGCCTGCGAAATACTGAAGGAGCTGCGGCGATGACGCCGGTTGGCGGAAACTTTCAGGGCCGGGAAAACGAGGCAGGGGCTGACGTGCACGAAGACGGCAACGGCGACGCGACGGCGCCCGGACCCGGGGCTGCCCGCGGTGGTATGGACCAGCCCGAGTTCCTGGACCTGGAACGCGAGTTGACGGTTCTCTTCCGGCGGGCCCGCGCCAAGCAGGGCGAGATGGCCCGCGAGGTCCACCCGGACCTGGAGTCGGCGGCGTACGGACTGCTGGTCCGGCTGGACGAGTCCGGGCAACTGCGCGCCACCGAACTCGCCGCGTTCATCGGCGTCGGCAAGGCCACCATGTCGCGCCAGCTGCGCGCCCTGGAGGACCTGGGACTCGTCGCCCGCGAACCGGACCCGGCGGACGGCCGGGCCTGGCTGGTGCACCTCACCGAGGAGGGCCGCCGCCGCGTCGCCAAGGTCCGCGAGGCCCGCCGGGCACGCTACGTCGCCCAGCTCTCCCACTGGCAACGCGAGGAGGTGGCCGAACTGGCCCGCCTCCTGAACCAGCTGAACCGAGGCATGGACTAGGGCGCGCCCTGCCCGTCCGGCCGGCATCACGGCTTGGTGGGGCCTCACGGTCCCGGCGGCGAAGGGGCGCGGGGAACTGCGCGAACAACCCCCGCGCACCGGAAGCCGCGCGATCACGGCAGGGCCCGAACGGCGCTCCCGCCCAGGCGGCCCCACACACCCCCGCACCCCTGGCAGCCCGCCCACCCGACAACCCCCGGCGGGTCCCGCCTCACAGCTCCACGTACACCACCGACGCATCGTCATGCCGCTTGCCGCGGCCCTCGTGTGCGCGTTCCAGCTCCCGGACCCGCTCCACCAGCGTCCCCGCGCCCTCCTCCCGGATCAGCGCCAGGCAGTCCGCCCAGTCGCCCTGCCCGAAGCGCTCCACCCAGCGGGCCGCGCCGTCCGACAGGGCGGCCAGGGTCCGTACCCCGCCGCGCGGCAGCGTTCCCGTCACCGCGCGCGCCGCCACCGCCGGGTCCGCGGCCGCCGTGAAGAAGCCGCCCTCCCTGTTGCGCAGATGCGCGTCGATGTGGGCGTCCGTCGCCAGTGCCGAACGCGGCAGCCGGGCCAGCCGGTCGTCCAGACGGGCCGTCACCGTGCCGTCGGGCGACTCCACGAGGAGCACCGAGTCGGACAGCACGAGGTACTCCACCGCCCCGGTGGACCACCGCGCGAGGACGACGGTTGCCTGCGGCGTGCGCGGGTGAGAAAGGTCACAGGTCCCCGCGTGGGCCTCGGCCGTACGGGCGATGGCACGGCCCAGCACGTCCGCGAGCGGAACATCGGGGAGGGAAACGGTCAGTTCGGTCAGCGCCCCGCCCAGGCGTGCGGTGAACCAGTGGACGGAGTGCCGGCACCCCGTCGCGTCCCTCGGCGGCGTCACCCCGTCCAGGACGACGAGGGCCCCGCCCCGCCCCGAAGCGGGCAGGGCGACACTCGCGAAGTCCTCGTTGGCGCGGTCCGGATCGCCCGACTCCGAAACTAGCTCGGTACGCATCCGGCCAGTCTGCACGAGCCCTTCACAAGGTCTCCCAGGAGGGCGCGACTCCCGCCGGATCGTCACGGCCGCGCAGGTCACCCGCCTGATTTGGGAGGAATGCTGGACTCCGGCAAGGCGTGGCGGCGAATACTGCCACCGCCCGCCGCAGACGTCCAACCGGCCCACCGCGCACGGCGTCCGCACACGCCACGGGAACTTGCCCGCCAACTCCCCTCCGGGGTTCACTCCTTCGGGTGGCGGCTCAGGTGATGTGCGGCCGTCGCCCACCCGCACTGGGAGGGTCGGGGACCGGTGAGGGCCACCCCGGGCGCGAACCCAGTCGCGAGCTTGGGGGAGGGGTGTACGTACGGTCGACGCCAGTTGACGACACGTCATCCGGACCCATGGGTACCACGAGTCAGGAATGCGAGCACCGGTGCAGAAGACGCGGCCTCGTCGCTCAGGCAAGCAGACGGCCTCCGCAGGAGGCGACCAGCCCATCCCCGGCACCGCCGACGCCCCCGCCCCGGCGGGCAAGGGACGCCCGACCCACGTACGGAACCGGCTGATCGTGGCCGTGGCCGTCGTGGCCGCCGCCATCGCCGGCGCCGGAGTCCCCTCGGTCGTCGCCGCCTCCGGGCAACTGCACGACACACAGAGCACGGTGACGCTCGCCGAGCAGACCCAGAACGCGCTCACCCTCGCGCACTCCCTCGCCGACGAGCGCGACGAGGTCACCTCCTACATCGCCGCCGGCCGCCCCAAGTCCAAGGCGCCCAGCGAACAGCGCAGCGCCCGGGTCGACCGGCAGGTCGAGGAGCTGCGCGCCGACACCGACCTCCCCGCCGGGCTCCGCGACGACCTCGAGGGCGTCGCCACCCTGCGCCGCTCCGCGCTCACCGGCAAGAGCAGCGCCCTGGAGGCGCACGCCGCCTACACGGGCGCCGTCACCGAACTGCACCGGCTCGCCGAGCAGCTGGCCGAGGAGATGCCGTCCCGCGCCGGCACCGGCGCCCACGCGCTCGCCGAACTGGACACCGCCGTACAGCAGGCCGCCGCCGCCCGCGGACTGCTGCTCGCCGCGCTGAGCGTGCCCACCACCACCCAGACCGTGATCGACCCGCTCACCGGGGTCGCCACCACCCGCAAGACCGCCTCGGACGCGGACGCCAAGCAGCGCGACGCTCTCACCACCGCCGCCCAGCAGGCCCGGCTGCGTTCCGACGCGGCCCTCGCCGGCTTCCGCGACACCGCCGCCCCGGCCGCGCGCGCCTCCTACGACTCCACCGTCACCGGCCCCGAGGTCGACACCGCCGAGCGCTACCTGGCCGCCCTCACCGACCAGCCCACGTTCTCCGACCGCGACCTGGCCACGAACACCCGCCGTGCCTCGGCCGCCCTGTCCGCCCGCGTCGACTCGATGCGCGGCGCGGAGTCCGCGCTCTACGACCGCCGTACCAAGGCCCTGGAGGAGCTCCGCGACGACGACGTCACCGCGCTGGAGATCCACATCGCGATCCTCGGCGCGCTGATGCTGCTCGCCGTGGGCGTCGCCACCGGCATGGCCCGCAGCCTCACCCGCCCCCTCGCCGTGCTGCGGCTCGGCTCCGCCCGGCTCGCGGGCGCCGCCGACCCGGCCGCCGAGGAACCCGTGCGGTTCACCGGCCGCAAGGACGAGTTCGCCCAGGTCGTCGACTCCGTCAACGCGCTGCACACCCGCGCCGTCGCCCTGCACGAGCGCATCGCCACCCTGGAGTCCGACCGCAAGCACCTCGTCGGGCAGCGCCAGAAGATGGCCGACGCCCGCGAGAAGCTGCGCGGCGAACTCGCCGAGTCCGCCGCCCAGCTGGAGCGCCTGCGCGACAGCATCGGCGGCACCTTCGTCAACCTGGCCCTGCGCACCCTCGGCCTGGTGGAGCGCCAGCTCGGCGTGATCGAGGGTCTGGAGGAGCGCGAGCAGGACCCCGAGCGCCTCGCCACCCTGTTCAAGCTCGACCACTTCGCCACCGTCATGCGCCGGCACAGCGAGAACCTCCTCGTGCTGGCCGGCACCGAGCACGTTCAGCAGCACGCCGGGCCGGTGCCGCTGGTCGACGTCGTCCGCGCCGCCGTCAGCGAGATCGAGCGGTACGAGCGGGTCCGCATCGCCGCGCTGCCGCCGCACGCGCACGTGGCGGGGTTCGCCGCCGACGACCTCTCCCACCTGCTCGCCGAACTCATGGAGAACGCCACCTCGTTCTCGCCGCCCGACCTGCCCGTCGAGGTGTCCGGCTGGCTGCTGGAGAGCGGCGAGGTCATGCTCTCCGTGCAGGACGAGGGCATCGGCATGGCCGGCGACCGGCTGACGCGGCTCAACTCCCGCCTCGCCGAGTTCGACCCCGAGGCCACCTACGACCAGGAGGGCGAGGACGGCCTGGGCCTCGGCCTGTACGTCGTCGCCCGTCTCGCCCACCGGCACGGCGTCCGCGTCCAGCTGCGCGAGCAGAAGCAGGGCGGCGTCGCGGCCGTCGCGGTCCTGCCCGCGGGCCTGCTGGCCGCCGCCCCCACCGCCGCGGTCCCCACGGACGCGCCGCGCCCCGCCGGCAGCCACACCTTCTCCCTGCCGGGCGCCGACGCCGAGGCCAACTCCAACCACCTGCCGGCCCGGCCGAAGGGCGCCGACCCGCTGGTGGAGCTGGCCGAGAAGGCCGTCCAGCGGCAGGAGGCGGAGCCGCCGTCCGAGGCCGAGGGCGCCGAGCCCGATACAGGGGATGAGACGCCCGCCGCGCAGGAGGCACCGGCCGAGCCCTCGCCGTCCGAGACGACGATGGAGCTGCTGATCCCGGAGCCCGCCGCCGCCCCGGCCGAGGAGTCGCTGCCCGAGCGGCCCGACCCGTACGCCATCGGCCCCGACGCCCACGAGCGCACCCGTGACGAGGCCGAGCAGGCGGAACAGGCGGAACAGGCGGAAGAGGCCGACGAGGACACGGAGCCCGTCACCGACAAGGGCCTGCCCAAGCGCACCCCCAGGATCACCACACCGGCCGCCCCGCCACCGCGGCGCGGCGGCACGGTCGACGCCGAGGCCCTGCGCCGCCGGCTCGGCGGCTTCCGCAAGGGAGCCGAGGCCGGCTACCGCGACGTCGAGGCGGAGATCGCCGAACGCACCGGACAGAACAAGGCACCGGCCACGCCCGCCGAGGCGCGCACCGAATCCGAAGCAGCCACGGGGGGCACAGTCGAGGAGGCAAGCAGTTGACCGCGCCCAGTACCTTCGGACTGAGCAGTGAAGCCCGCAACCTGCACTGGTTGTTGACGAATCTGGTCGAGGAGGTGCCGGGTATCCAGTCGGTCGCCGTCGTCTCCTCCGACGGCCTGCTCCTCCTCTCCTCGGACCAGGCACGCAACGACGAGGCCCGCGAGGCGAGGCCCACGGACCGCTCCGGCCCGCGCGGGTCCTCCGCCGACCTCGCCACCGTCGTCTCCGGCATCGGCAGCCTCACCGTCGGCGCGGCCCGCCTCATGGAGTTCGGCGGGGTGAAGCACACGATGGTCGCGATGGAGGAGGGCAGCCTCTTCGTCATGTCCATCAGCGACGGCTCGCTGCTCGGTGTGCACGGCTCCGCGGACTGCGACATGAGTGTCGTCGCCTACCACATGGCGCTCTTCGTCGGCCGGGCCGGCCACGTCCTCACTCCCGAACTCCGCAGCGAGCTGCGGAAGTCGCTGGAGCCCGCGTCGGCAGGGAGCACCCGATGAGCAACGCCCCGAGGAACCGGCCACAGCTCCCCGTGCGCGGAGGTGACCGAAAACCGGCCCGCGTGCGGCCGTACTCGCTCACCGGCGGCCGCACCCGCTTCGGTCACGTCCTCCTGGTGGAGACCTTCGTGGCCGCGCTGGAGGCCCCCGAGGAGCGCAAGGAGCTCACGAAGGGCTCGCTCAGCACCAAGGTGATGCCCGAGCTGCGGGCCATCGTCGAACTGTGCCGCCGGATGCGTACGGTGGCCGAGATCGCCGCGCTGCTGAAGATGCCGCTCGGCGTGGTCCGCGTGCTCCTCAGCGACCTGGCGGACCAGGGAAAGATCCGTGTGTACGGCACCGGAACCGGTCATGGCACCGGCCGTCCGGACCGGGCTCTGCTCGAAAGGGTGCTGAGTGGACTCCGTCGTCTTTGAGGACACGACCGAGGAAGACCTGAGGTCCTGGCAGACCGACCGCACCCGGGCCCCGATCGCCACGAAGATAGTCGTGGCCGGCGGGTTCGGCGTCGGGAAGACCACGCTGGTCACCGCGGTCTCCGAGATCACACCGCTGCAGACCGAGGCGCTGATGACCGAGGCGAGCGAGGAGACCGACGACCTCACCGCCACGCCCGGCAAGTCGACGACCACCGTGGCCATGGACTTCGGGCGGATCACGCTCGACGACGACCTGGTGCTGTACCTGTTCGGCACACCGGGCCAGCAGCGGTTCTGGTTCATGTGGGACGACCTGGTGCGCGGCGCGATCGGCGCGGTCGTCATGGCCGACACCCGGCGGCTGAAGGACTGCTTCCCCGCGCTGGACTACTTCGAGAGCTGCGGACTGCCGTACGTCGTGGCGGTCAACCACTTCGACGGCAGCGAGCGGTTCGAACCGGAGGACGTGCGCGAGGCGTTGACG encodes:
- a CDS encoding MarR family winged helix-turn-helix transcriptional regulator, which gives rise to MHEDGNGDATAPGPGAARGGMDQPEFLDLERELTVLFRRARAKQGEMAREVHPDLESAAYGLLVRLDESGQLRATELAAFIGVGKATMSRQLRALEDLGLVAREPDPADGRAWLVHLTEEGRRRVAKVREARRARYVAQLSHWQREEVAELARLLNQLNRGMD
- a CDS encoding response regulator transcription factor, with product MEQTHTSHNGTAATPGAQRRVLVVEDDPTIVDAIAARLRAEGFLVQTAGDGPAAVDTAEAWQPDLLILDIMLPGFDGLEVCRRVQAQRPVPVMMLTARDDETDMLVGLGVGADDYMTKPFSMRELAARVHVLLRRVERAALAATTPRSGILRLGELEIDHAQRRVRVRSEDVHLTPTEFDLLVCLANTPRAVLSREQLLAEVWDWADASGTRTVDSHIKALRRKIGAERIRTVHGVGYALETPTP
- a CDS encoding sensor histidine kinase, coding for MSDGPAARRGPGEPWGGVRPFSIKTKLGALVVIAVLITTGLSMIAVRTQTELRFITVFSMIATLLITQFVAHSLTDPLDEMNTVARSISQGDYTRRVSESRRDELGDLAGTINLMADELEAQDQQRKELVANVSHELRTPIAGLRAVLENVVDGIAEADPETMRTALKQTERLGRLVETLLDLSRLDNGVVPLRMRRFEVWPYLSGVLKEANMVASARAGMTSGSGSHTRTDVHLHLDVSPPELTAHADPERIHQVVANLIDNAIKHSPPHGRVTVKARRGPHPESLELEVLDEGPGIPRSDWHRVFERFNRGAVSRPHGPGSDGGTGLGLAIARWAVDLHGGRIGVAESDRGCRILVTLPGQPSVQS
- a CDS encoding lysozyme, with product MPVHRPEQRHPHSPHPTGLLLTLVLALALLVLAAQPSSARDDATPPRGSAYMGVGVAAHDGTDGSPAGTLAAQTEGVDVSSHQGNVAWSTLWSSGVKWAYVKATEGTYYTNPYFAQQYNGSYNVGMIRGAYHFATPDTTNGATQADYFVDHGGGWSRDGRTLPGVLDIEWNPYGDACYGKSASAMVTWIRDFANRYKARTGRDAVIYTATSWWKQCTGNSSAFATANPLWIARYATAVGELPAGWSYHTMWQYTSTGPTVGDHDRFNGALDRVVALANG
- a CDS encoding protein phosphatase 2C domain-containing protein, producing the protein MRTELVSESGDPDRANEDFASVALPASGRGGALVVLDGVTPPRDATGCRHSVHWFTARLGGALTELTVSLPDVPLADVLGRAIARTAEAHAGTCDLSHPRTPQATVVLARWSTGAVEYLVLSDSVLLVESPDGTVTARLDDRLARLPRSALATDAHIDAHLRNREGGFFTAAADPAVAARAVTGTLPRGGVRTLAALSDGAARWVERFGQGDWADCLALIREEGAGTLVERVRELERAHEGRGKRHDDASVVYVEL
- a CDS encoding spermidine synthase; translation: MPTSYDTPVVLDRREGPHGEVVLRRHGDLLQIIANGCFLMDTSDGRSERLLVDAALDALGDRSRPHILIGGLGVGFSLAHAAADPRPGRITVAERERAIIDWHLGGPLSGLSAAALADPRTSILETDLVTHVYETSATYDALCLDIDNGPGWTVTEDNEGLYSPGGLAACARALTPGGVLAVWSAQPSPEFEETLRNAGFQQVRTEEIPVARGVPDVVHLAVRPG
- a CDS encoding nitrate- and nitrite sensing domain-containing protein — protein: MQKTRPRRSGKQTASAGGDQPIPGTADAPAPAGKGRPTHVRNRLIVAVAVVAAAIAGAGVPSVVAASGQLHDTQSTVTLAEQTQNALTLAHSLADERDEVTSYIAAGRPKSKAPSEQRSARVDRQVEELRADTDLPAGLRDDLEGVATLRRSALTGKSSALEAHAAYTGAVTELHRLAEQLAEEMPSRAGTGAHALAELDTAVQQAAAARGLLLAALSVPTTTQTVIDPLTGVATTRKTASDADAKQRDALTTAAQQARLRSDAALAGFRDTAAPAARASYDSTVTGPEVDTAERYLAALTDQPTFSDRDLATNTRRASAALSARVDSMRGAESALYDRRTKALEELRDDDVTALEIHIAILGALMLLAVGVATGMARSLTRPLAVLRLGSARLAGAADPAAEEPVRFTGRKDEFAQVVDSVNALHTRAVALHERIATLESDRKHLVGQRQKMADAREKLRGELAESAAQLERLRDSIGGTFVNLALRTLGLVERQLGVIEGLEEREQDPERLATLFKLDHFATVMRRHSENLLVLAGTEHVQQHAGPVPLVDVVRAAVSEIERYERVRIAALPPHAHVAGFAADDLSHLLAELMENATSFSPPDLPVEVSGWLLESGEVMLSVQDEGIGMAGDRLTRLNSRLAEFDPEATYDQEGEDGLGLGLYVVARLAHRHGVRVQLREQKQGGVAAVAVLPAGLLAAAPTAAVPTDAPRPAGSHTFSLPGADAEANSNHLPARPKGADPLVELAEKAVQRQEAEPPSEAEGAEPDTGDETPAAQEAPAEPSPSETTMELLIPEPAAAPAEESLPERPDPYAIGPDAHERTRDEAEQAEQAEQAEEADEDTEPVTDKGLPKRTPRITTPAAPPPRRGGTVDAEALRRRLGGFRKGAEAGYRDVEAEIAERTGQNKAPATPAEARTESEAATGGTVEEASS
- the lon gene encoding endopeptidase La — encoded protein: MASTSTSLTLPVLPLDDEVVLPGMVVPLDLNDADVRAAVEAAQAAARSTPGKPRVLLVPRIDGTYASTGVLGTVEQVGRLADGDPGALIRGRGRVRIGAGTTGPGAALWVEGTPVDQSVPEPLPGQVAELVKEYKALATAWLRKRGAWQVVDRVQAIDDVSQLADNSGYSPFLTTEQKVELLETADPVARLKLATQQLRDHLAEQDVAETIAKDVQEGVDKQQREFLLRRQLEAVRKELRELNGEQDGEESDDYRARVEAADLPEKVREAALKEVDKLERSSDQSPEGSWIRTWLDTVLELPWNERTEDAYDIQGAKDVLDAEHAGLDDVKERITEYLAVRKRRGERGLGVVGGRRGGAVLALVGPPGVGKTSLGESVAHAMGRKFVRVALGGVRDEAEIRGHRRTYVGALPGRIVRAIKEAGSMNPVVLLDEIDKVGSDFRGDPAAALLEVLDPAQNHTFRDHYLEVELDLSDVVFLATANVLEAIPEALLDRMELVRLDGYTEDEKVVIARDHLLPRQLERAGLNADEVTLDEGALRKLAGEYTREAGVRTLERSIARLLRKVAAQHELGERELPFTVTEGELRGLIGRPHHVPESAQDPAERRTAVPGVATGLAVTGAGGDVLFVEASLADPETGAAGLTLTGQLGDVMKESAQIALSFLRSHGAELELPVADLKDRGVHIHFPAGAVPKDGPSAGITMTTALASLLSGRLVRTDVAMTGEVSLTGRVLPIGGVKQKLLAAHRAGVTTVIIPKRNEPDLDDVPAEVLDKLDVHAVTDVRQVLELALSPATSDAAREVPAAA